One genomic window of Punica granatum isolate Tunisia-2019 chromosome 1, ASM765513v2, whole genome shotgun sequence includes the following:
- the LOC116209986 gene encoding uncharacterized protein LOC116209986 has product METNLLRKSQHFLPFNPIFDGESSFRSSHIVLNKAQSTKPVIFSGKRKRRNGSQRLVKFVLESIPVVASSLKILPQPLDVIVGELIGGGDGNRGGWGFRRSFGSDGWFDGWRRRGTTRKLGFWWVIPVFGLGLVLGREVGSDLILMYCVLGLGLFSFALVELRSRKAIRDGILGLCCFGILAIFGLRAEAMKNWVRDFQVRSPSMKRFKGGRRKSRAL; this is encoded by the coding sequence ATGGAAACGAATCTTCTCCGCAAATCTCAGCACTTTCTCCCATTCAATCCAATCTTCGATGGAGAAAGCTCTTTCCGCAGTAGTCACATTGTTCTGAACAAAGCCCAGAGCACGAAACCCGTAATTTTCTCGGGGAAGAGGAAGCGGCGAAACGGGTCGCAGAGGCTGGTGAAGTTCGTGCTGGAATCGATACCCGTCGTGGCATCGTCGCTCAAGATTCTGCCGCAGCCGCTGGATGTGATAGTCGGAGAATTGATCGGCGGTGGGGACGGGAACAGGGGAGGCTGGGGCTTCCGGAGAAGCTTCGGCAGCGACGGTTGGTTCGACgggtggaggaggagagggaCTACGAGGAAGCTGGGGTTTTGGTGGGTCATACCGGTGTTTGGATTGGGATTGGTGTTGGGTAGGGAGGTTGGGAGTGATCTCATTCTCATGTATTGTGTTTTGGGGCTTGGATTGTTTTCGTTTGCTTTGGTTGAACTCAGGAGCAGGAAAGCAATTAGGGATGGGATCTTAGGTCTCTGCTGTTTCGGGATCTTGGCGATTTTTGGACTGAGAGCAGAAGCGATGAAGAACTGGGTTCGGGATTTTCAGGTTCGTTCGCCATCGATGAAGAGATTCAAGGGAGGAAGACGAAAGAGTAGGGCTTTGTAG
- the LOC116209996 gene encoding alpha-crystallin domain-containing protein 22.3: MTSPMRSRAGKGSNGPEPLDPKQPILDVAPLNSFPYIGPPSSLSNPTISTMEPNNEGGAQPSGPAVIYVPPHATQEELDNLAAATKCGVTLTGSAALATIGPVVGRVELSENENTYRFRVLLPGVSRDEKDFSCEVRPDGKILIKGITTIGEKTVIKHSHVFKMLTQNFPPPGHFSIEFQLPGPVENQLLGGSFVDGILEGIVKKRFPA, translated from the exons ATGACGTCTCCGATGAG GTCTAGAGCAGGAAAAGGAAGTAATGGGCCTGAACCTTTAGATCCCAAGCAACCAATACTTGATGTAGCACCTCTCAACAGCTTCCCATATATTGGTCCACCTTCGTCACTGAGCAACCCTACTATCTCAACGATGGAGCCAAATAACGAGGGAGGAGCTCAGCCATCTGGGCCTGCTGTAATTTATGTGCCACCGCATGCAACACAGGAGGAATTGGATAATCTAGCAGCTGCCACTAAATGTGGGGTTACATTGACAGGCAGTGCAGCTCTGGCAACTATTGGGCCAGTAGTTGGAAGAGTCGAACTTTCTGAAAACGAAAATACCTACAGGTTCCGTGTCCTCCTCCCAGGAGTTTCACGTGATGAAA AGGATTTCAGTTGCGAGGTGAGGCCTGATGGCAAGATCTTAATCAAGGGGATAACGACGATCGGTGAAAAAACTGTCATCAAGCACTCCCATGTCTTCAAGATGCTGACACAGAACTTCCCCCCTCCGGGGCACTTCTCCATCGAGTTTCAGCTACCTGGACCTGTTGAGAATCAACTCTTGGGTGGCTCTTTTGTTGATGGAATCTTAGAGGGTATTGTGAAGAAAAGGTTCCCTGCATAG